GCCTTTCAATGTCAGCGAACCTTGGTACAGATTCGCGTTAAGATGGTTAAGTTTGACCTGACCACCTAATATTGCCATATCCAAATCGACATCTTGCAGACTCATATTTTGCGCTTTCAACTTAGCGATCTTAACCGAACCGGCAACATCAAGATCATTAAGAGCAGTTAAATTGGGTTCTGGGGTATTCGAATGATTAACCTCTTTGGTTACTGGCACCATATTCGCGCTACTTTCTGTATCCGTACTGCTCTCTTTTGCAGATTGAGGTTGAGTGTTGCTTGCTGTTTCATTACCCAAAAAGGCATCTAAATCCAAATTTGGACTTGATAAAGCAAAACGAATTTTCGGCTGCTGGAGTAATTCAACGCTTGCTTGCCCCTGCCACTGTAAATCGTTGGCTTTGAGGCTATCTAACCACAGTTGGGCCTTACCTACTTTTGCATCGTAGGCGGCTTTGGCTTCAATATTAATGTTTAAAGGCGATTGAGGGAGGTTATTACCATCAACGGTCGCGTCCAGCGTTAACTGATCTACATTGGCTTTAGTCAAGCTTTGGTTAATAAGTACCGAAGCCTTCCCTTGAGCATTAAAGTTAAGTTCTTGTTGTGATCCTTCTACTTGGTAGTTCAATCCACTTGCCTGACCAACGGAAAACGTGGGTAGCGATAACTTCAGCTCTTTAACCGCTACTTGTCCATCTGAATAACTTGCAGTGATATCCGTCTCTTTTAAAGCCGACATTAACGGCTCCTCAGCCAAGCGAATTTGCGTGGAACCAGACAAAGCAAATTGTTGCTGATTATGCTGACCTTTTGCACCAAAACGTAGATTCGACCATTCGCCTACAGCAAACTCGGTTAGGTTAAGCTGCACATCATGTAATTTGGTGTAAGACTGAGTTTGTTGATTTTGGATATCAAGTAACGCGTTAACAATTTCGATCCCTGCCAAAGAGACGTCCCAGTGGGCTTTGTTCTCACCGACCTTGTCCGTAGGGTTACTCTCTTGTGCTGTTTCAACCGTTGCGGAATCTTTGACTGAGACATTGCCGGTATCTGCTTGCGGCTCACTCGATTTTTTCAGTGTCAGCGCATCTATATTGGAAGATCCATCTTGCAATGTTTCAATATGAACTTCCGCCCCTTCCACACGCACTTCGCCAATTTCCAATTTGTGGTCCATCAGACCAAGTAAAGAAATATCGATGCCGACCTCATCAACTTTAAACAGGTTCACCGAGGTAAAGCCACTCGGGTTTTTAAGTTCGGTTTTGCCTAATTCAAAACCTATGGCCGGAAAAAACTGCCAGCTTATATCCCCTTCGATTTTTAGGTCTAACCCTGTTTTCTCTTTCACTTGATTGACTAACAAGGGCTTAAACTGATTAGGGTTAACCAATACGACCAAAGCGAATGCACTACCAAACACTAGGACGAAGACGATCAACACAACAAGAGACAATTTTTTCATTGGTTCTTCCTTGCGAATGACGGAAAAAGAAAATGGCACCTTAGGTGCCATTTATCTTAAACAAAATACAATTCTAAATTGCTATTACTGCGTAAAAATTATGATTTTAGCAGTCTAGAAATGTGCGCTTTTAGCACATCGATCGCAATTCGGTTTTTACCCCCACGAGGAACGATAATGTCCGCATGTTGTTTAGAAGGTTCAATAAACTGCAAGAACATAGGGCGTACCGTCTTTTGATACTGTTTCAAAACAGAATCCATTGTACGACCACGCTCTTCCACGTCTCGCTTAACACGACGCAGTAAACAGATATCCAGTGGTGTGTCCATAAACACACTCGCTTGAATTAAGCCACGTAAACGAGGATCCGTAAGTAACAAAATACCTTCAAGGATGATCACTTTCTTTGGTGTTAATAAAGTCGTGTTTTCTGTACGAGTGTGTTCGGTGTAGCTGTACTCTGGGACGTGAACCGCTTCACCACGCAGAAGCTGCTCTAGATGTTCACAAAGAAGATCGTGATCCAATGCATTTGGATGGTCGTAATTCGTTTTTACACGTTCTTCCATACTCAGATGGCTTTGGTCTTTGTAATAGCAATCTTCTGTGATCACCCCAATTTGATGATCGCCCACTTTCGCGCGTAGCTCGTTATAAATAGTACTTGCGATAAGGCTCTTACCAGAAGCAGAAGCGCCAGCGATACCGATGATGACGCATTGATTATTATCAGACATGTATGTGTACCCGATACGTGTAAATGTGAGGAATTAAGATAAACCGCCTGATTATAGGGAGATCGCTAGTCAGATACCAGTTTCGAATAGCCTAAATACAGCAGTTTTCGCCCAATTGATTAAACAAAAAGCAGAGTAAACGATTACATTCACTCCGCCTAAAGTTAGATCCACATCACAACTAGACTAAGGTCACTCCAATTACATCCGGTTTTACTTTTCCTTGCCAAAACAGAATCGAGCTGATTCGCTCAGCCAAGTCTAAATAATAACCGGCATGCTCACTTTCTGGCCGACGAGCCACGGTTGGAATGCCTGCATCAATATCTTCACGCATGGCAATATGAAGGGGAATTTGGGCAAGAAGTGCTAATCCATATTCCCCCGCTAATTGCGCAGCTCCCCCATGACCAAAAATGTGCTCTTTGGCACCACAGTGACTGCAAACGTGATAACTCATGTTCTCGATCAGTCCAACCACTGGCACATCCACTTTCTCAAACATAGCCGCCCCTTTACGTGCATCGGCTAAGGCTAAGTCTTGAGGTGTGGTGACAATAACAGCACCTGTAACAGGAATTTGCTGAGCAAGGGTCAATTGAATATCACCTGTACCTGGCGGCATATCAATCACCAAGTAATCCAAATCTGGCCACTGAGTTTCATTTAAAAGCTGCTCTAACGCTTTAGAGGCCATAGGACCACGCCAAATCGCCGCTTCCGCTTTATCAACTAAGTAACCGATAGAGTTGGTATATAAACCATGGGCCTCAACGGGCTTCATCCAGCGCTCATCTGCCACCAGCGGTTTATCACCAACAGTACCAAGCATTAATGGTACTGACGGGCCGTAGACATCAGCATCCAGCAACCCCACTTTGGCGCCAGAATGAGCCAACCCCAATGCTAAATTGACCGCGGTGGTTGATTTACCAACGCCGCCTTTCGCTGAAGTCACGGCGATAATGTTCTTCACTCCAGCGATGGTTTTCGCCACTGGCGCCGCTAAGGTTTTCGTTTTTACCGAGATGGTATAGTCAAATTTCGATACCTCTCCTTTTTGCAGCTGGCTTTGAATCCAAGCCTCCAACTCTTTAATTAGTCCATGAGCGGCAAAAGGGAAAGTAATCTGATAAGCCTGAGGACCAGATTCGGTCACGAGATAGGGTTGATTTGCCCAATCTGCAATCAGATGGGAATGAGAAAATTGATTTAGCCAGGTGCATAAATCATGTTTGGACGTCAACGAAAGCATAGGTCCTCCTTTTTGCTGGTATGCTATCACTCAATGTGCATAGAAAGAAGCCTGAAAAAGTTAGACATTCACCGTGACTCTGCCTTGGCGTTACTGGCATCATAAGGTAGTATTAACGACCAACCTTTTTATACCTATCAAGAAAGCGAATTATTAAGTATGGCAACTGAACCAAGAAAAATTTTGGTAACTTGTGCCCTTCCGTACGCTAACGGTTCTATTCACTTGGGTCATATGCTTGAGCATATCCAAGCGGATATTTGGGTACGTTACCAACGACTACGTGGCAACACTATTAACTTCATCTGTGCTGACGATGCTCACGGCACGCCAATCATGCTTAAAGCGCAACAGATGGGTATCACGCCAGAAGAAATGATCGCAGAAGTAAGCAAAGAGCACCAAGCTGACTTTGCTGGCTTTGATATCAGCTTTGACAACTACCACAGCACTCACAGTGATGAGAACCGTGAATTAGCGTCAAGCATCTACCTAGAATTGAAAAAGAACGGTTTTATTTCAAGCCGCACCATTTCTCAGTTGTTTGACCCTGAGAAAGAGATGTTCTTGCCAGACCGTTTTGTAAAAGGTACTTGCCCGAAATGTAAATCTGAAGACCAATACGGCGACAACTGTGACGCCTGTGGCGAGACTTACAGCCCAACTGAACTTATCAACCCTCGTTCAGCAGTATCTGGCGCAACTCCTGTTCTTAAAGATTCAGAGCACTTCTTCTTCGACCTGCCTCAATTTGAAAGCATGTTGAAAGAGTGGACTCGTTCAGGTTCTCTACAATCTGAAACCGCAAACAAAATGCAAGAATGGTTTGAATCTGGTCTACAACAATGGGATATCTCACGTGATGCGCCGTACTTCGGCTTTGAGATCCCAGGCGAGAAGAACAAATTCTTCTACGTATGGCTAGATGCACCTATCGGCTACATGGGTTCATTCAAAAACCTATGTGACAAACGTGACGACCTAGACTTCGCAGAATACTGGAACAAAGACAGCTCAGCAGAGCTTTACCATTTCATCGGTAAAGACATTGTCTACTTCCACAGCCTATTCTGGCCAGCCATGCTCGATGGCGCAGGTTACCGTAAACCAAACAACGTATTCGTACACGGCTACGTCACGGTTAACGGCGCGAAAATGTCGAAATCTAAAGGCACGTTCGTTAAGGCCAGCACGTACCTAAAACACTTGGATCCTGAGTGCCTACGTTACTACTACGCTGCAAAACTCAATAGCCGCATCGACGACCTTGATTTGAACCTAGAAGACTTCACTCAGCGTGTAAACGCAGATGTAGTGAACAAAATCGTGAACCTTGCGTCTCGAAATGCAGGATTCATTACTAAACGCTTCGAAGGTAAGCTGTCAGATACCTTTGCAGAACCAGCTCTATACCAAGAGTTTGCTGATGCAGCAGAGCGCATTGCTAACCTATTCGAAACACGTGAATTTGGTCGTGCAATCCGTGAAATCACCGCGCTTGCAGATAAAGCAAACCAATACGTGGATGAAAAAGCCCCTTGGGTTGTAGCGAAAGAAGAAGGCCGCGATCAAGATCTACAAGACATCTGTACTGTGGGCATTAACTTGTTCCGCGTATTGATGACTTACTTGAAACCTGTCATGCCTGCGCTGGCACAGCGCACTGAAGCATTCCTAAACCAAGAACTGACTTGGGAAGGTATTGCAACCCCTCTAACTGGTCACGAAATCAGCAAATTCAAAGCGCTGTTCAATCGTATCGACCCTAAACATGTGGAAGAGATGATTGAATCGTCAAAAGAAGAAGCTGCAGCAGAGAAAGCGAAACTTGAAGCAGCAGCACCAAAAGCGGCTGAAACTGAATTGGATAAAGATCCAATCGCAGACGAAATCGAATTTGATGATTTCGCTAAAGTAGACATGCGTATTGCCAAAATCATTTCTTGTGAAGAAGTGCCTAAGGCAAACAAACTACTTAAATTCCAATTGGATATCGGTGGTGAAACTCGCCAAGTATTCTCTGGAATTAAAGCAGCTTACAAACCAGAAGACTTGGTTGGTAAATACACTGTGATGGTGGCAAACCTAAAACCTCGTAAGATGAAGTTTGGTATGTCTGAAGGCATGATTCTCGCAGCAGGACCTGGCGGCGACCAATTGTGGATTCTTGAACCACATGAAGGTGCTCAACCTGGCATGCGCGTTATGTAATCGGCGACGAATATTGCTAGCCCTCATAGCCTATGGTTATGGGGGCTTTTTTATGCTCCTTTCCCTCGCAAACGCACCAAAAAAGTGCGTTAATAATGGTGGGCTTAATTTAACCCATTGATTTTAAGTTACTCTTACTTTGGCATTATCTCTGCATGGTTATACAGACTGTTGGGTATGACTAACAAGGAGGAGTTGGTTATGTTTGTACTGCTATCTATGATCATCTCTCTGGCCATTTTAGGGCTAATGTTTTTCTATTCCAAACAGCGTGAATCTTCCTCGCAGCGTAAATACGAACTGATCGTCGATTTACGTCAATTGCTCGCTCTGTGTCGACAACATCGTAATGCAACACATCTCGCACTAATGTTTGATGAAGACCGTCGTACTGAACTTAATGAACTGCAACAAGCCCTCTTGAACCAATCACAACACTTGATTGGTATTGCCCATTTCGATAACAAGCCCATGTATCGAATTTTGCAGCGTAAACTCGAAAGTCTCACCAATGAATGGCAAGAACGCTCCGTTGCTCGTAATCAAATCGTGCACGGCAAAGCCATTCGCCACTGTATGTTTTTGCTTGATGAGGTGATGTTGGCATGGCTGGTCGAATCTGGGCGTGAAGCACTTAGTGATGAATACCATATCAACTGGCAGCAGATTATTGATGCGATGGATGCGCTAACC
This genomic window from Vibrio tritonius contains:
- a CDS encoding AsmA family protein, giving the protein MKKLSLVVLIVFVLVFGSAFALVVLVNPNQFKPLLVNQVKEKTGLDLKIEGDISWQFFPAIGFELGKTELKNPSGFTSVNLFKVDEVGIDISLLGLMDHKLEIGEVRVEGAEVHIETLQDGSSNIDALTLKKSSEPQADTGNVSVKDSATVETAQESNPTDKVGENKAHWDVSLAGIEIVNALLDIQNQQTQSYTKLHDVQLNLTEFAVGEWSNLRFGAKGQHNQQQFALSGSTQIRLAEEPLMSALKETDITASYSDGQVAVKELKLSLPTFSVGQASGLNYQVEGSQQELNFNAQGKASVLINQSLTKANVDQLTLDATVDGNNLPQSPLNINIEAKAAYDAKVGKAQLWLDSLKANDLQWQGQASVELLQQPKIRFALSSPNLDLDAFLGNETASNTQPQSAKESSTDTESSANMVPVTKEVNHSNTPEPNLTALNDLDVAGSVKIAKLKAQNMSLQDVDLDMAILGGQVKLNHLNANLYQGSLTLKGTLDARQAPAHYVAKGAMEGVKVLPLLHDVAKKDLLEGTGNVAFDLSGSGLTTQAIKQNLDGTVAINFADGAINGINIPHLIRTTYARIKGEKVPDSETKKTDFSALSATLKFTQGNLSTQDLQMQSPLLRIAGQGHANYIKQTMDMLFRTSIVGSLEGQGGKTIDDLRDVTIPLRIYGTWEQPKFGLKMDDVMKKKAQKELDRGLKKLDDKIKDEKTKKAVNSLLKGLFH
- the udk gene encoding uridine kinase, with product MSDNNQCVIIGIAGASASGKSLIASTIYNELRAKVGDHQIGVITEDCYYKDQSHLSMEERVKTNYDHPNALDHDLLCEHLEQLLRGEAVHVPEYSYTEHTRTENTTLLTPKKVIILEGILLLTDPRLRGLIQASVFMDTPLDICLLRRVKRDVEERGRTMDSVLKQYQKTVRPMFLQFIEPSKQHADIIVPRGGKNRIAIDVLKAHISRLLKS
- the apbC gene encoding iron-sulfur cluster carrier protein ApbC, with protein sequence MLSLTSKHDLCTWLNQFSHSHLIADWANQPYLVTESGPQAYQITFPFAAHGLIKELEAWIQSQLQKGEVSKFDYTISVKTKTLAAPVAKTIAGVKNIIAVTSAKGGVGKSTTAVNLALGLAHSGAKVGLLDADVYGPSVPLMLGTVGDKPLVADERWMKPVEAHGLYTNSIGYLVDKAEAAIWRGPMASKALEQLLNETQWPDLDYLVIDMPPGTGDIQLTLAQQIPVTGAVIVTTPQDLALADARKGAAMFEKVDVPVVGLIENMSYHVCSHCGAKEHIFGHGGAAQLAGEYGLALLAQIPLHIAMREDIDAGIPTVARRPESEHAGYYLDLAERISSILFWQGKVKPDVIGVTLV
- the metG gene encoding methionine--tRNA ligase, with translation MATEPRKILVTCALPYANGSIHLGHMLEHIQADIWVRYQRLRGNTINFICADDAHGTPIMLKAQQMGITPEEMIAEVSKEHQADFAGFDISFDNYHSTHSDENRELASSIYLELKKNGFISSRTISQLFDPEKEMFLPDRFVKGTCPKCKSEDQYGDNCDACGETYSPTELINPRSAVSGATPVLKDSEHFFFDLPQFESMLKEWTRSGSLQSETANKMQEWFESGLQQWDISRDAPYFGFEIPGEKNKFFYVWLDAPIGYMGSFKNLCDKRDDLDFAEYWNKDSSAELYHFIGKDIVYFHSLFWPAMLDGAGYRKPNNVFVHGYVTVNGAKMSKSKGTFVKASTYLKHLDPECLRYYYAAKLNSRIDDLDLNLEDFTQRVNADVVNKIVNLASRNAGFITKRFEGKLSDTFAEPALYQEFADAAERIANLFETREFGRAIREITALADKANQYVDEKAPWVVAKEEGRDQDLQDICTVGINLFRVLMTYLKPVMPALAQRTEAFLNQELTWEGIATPLTGHEISKFKALFNRIDPKHVEEMIESSKEEAAAEKAKLEAAAPKAAETELDKDPIADEIEFDDFAKVDMRIAKIISCEEVPKANKLLKFQLDIGGETRQVFSGIKAAYKPEDLVGKYTVMVANLKPRKMKFGMSEGMILAAGPGGDQLWILEPHEGAQPGMRVM